The Nocardioides ochotonae genome segment TCCGTGTCGTACGACGAAGTCGCGGGTCGATCGCCCGGCGATCGTGATGCGGTTCCCAGGGCCGTGCGCGTGGATCCGACAGGACGCGGACCAGGGGACGGCGAGTCCCGGGAGGTGGTGCTTGGCACCGATGCTAGCGCGATGCCACCTCCGGAGCACAACCGGCTCGCAGAGCCACGCGGAGCATGTCGTAGCCGCGCAGGATCCGGGTCGGGCGTCGGACCCCCGCCTCCACGGTCAGCGCAGGGAAGCGCCGGGTCAGCGTCTCCAGACCGACCTGGCCCTCCATCCGGGCCAGCGACGCTCCAAGGCAGTAGTGGCGCCCGGAGGAGAAGGAGACGTGCTCTCGGGCCTTGGCCCGGGTCACGTCGAAGCGCGCGGGGTCCGCGAACACCTCCGGGTCGCGGTTGGCCGCGGCCAGCAGCGCGGTGATCACCGACCCGGCCGGCACCTCCACCCCGGCGAGCACGGTGTCGCGGGCGGCGACTCGGCCGGTGAGCAGCACCGGCGGGTCCAGGCGCAGGACCTCCTCGACCGCGTCGAGCCAGCGCTCCGGCTGCTGGCCCAGCAGCTCGCGCTGCTCGGGGTGGGCGGCCAGCAGCGCGACGCCGTTGCCGAGCAGGTTGACGGTGGTCTCGAAGCCGGCCGCCAGCACCAGCCCGGCGGTGGAGCGCAGCTCGGTGTCGGTGAGCCCTCCGCTACCGTCGTCGTGCTGCGCGGCCACCAGCTGGCTGAGCAGGTCCTCCCCCGGCGCGCGGCGTACCTGCTCGAGGCGGTGGGTCAGCCAGGCCTCGAAGTCGCGCAGCGCGGCCTCGACAGCGTGGAAGCGCGACCAGGACAGGCCCAGGTCCAGGCTCGGCGCGGCGGCGCTGCCGAGCCGCAGGACCACGTCGCGCTCCTGCGCGGGCACGCCGAGGATGTCGGCGATGACGGTGACCGGCAGCAGCGCGCAGTACGCCGGGACCAGGTCGAGGCTCGGCTCGGTGCGGGCCCGGCGCTCGAGGTCGTCGGCGAGCCGCTCGGCGATCTCGCGGGTCCGCTCGGTGAGGTCCTGCACGGCGCGCGCCGAGAACACCCGGGTCACCAGCTTGCGGTACCGCGTGTGGTCGGGGGGCTCGGTGACGAGCAGCGACGGCGGCGAGAGCGGCCCGAGCGGCGCGTCGGCGTACCCCCACTCGGCCAGCCGGGCGAGCGGTCCCCGGGCCGGCGCGACCGCGACGCCGGAGCGCAGGTCGGGGCTGCCGAGCACCTCACGGACCACCGCGTGGGAGGAGGTGACGTGGGCGAACCGGCTGCGGGTCAGCGGACCCGCCCGGCGTACCTCCTCGGCGATGCTCCAGAACTCCTCCCCGCCCGCACCGCTGTGCACCACCAGCCGGGCGTGCAGGTCGCCGCGGCGGGCCGCGAGCGTCATCGCCGTGCGGGGCAGCGCGTGGCCCAGGCCCCACCGCACCGACGCGCGCGTCCGGGCGAGGGGCGGACTAACCTGTGCCACAGGTACCTCCCATATCGGTACGTTGCCGTACCAACTACCGTACGGCGGAGGGCCCGACACGGCAAGGAGTCCCGATGACCCACGCTGACCCCGCACCCGCCACCTCTCCCCCCGCGGAGCACCGTGCCCGCCTGCTCGCGGCGATGGCCGAGGCGCTGCGCGACAACCCGTTCGCCGAGGTCACCGTGTCGGAGGTCGTGCGCCGCGCGCGCACCTCGCGCCGCACCTTCTACCAGCACTTCGCCGACCGCGACGCCTGCCTGGTCGCCCTCCTGCAGGACCGCAACACCCAGACCGTCGCCAGCATCGAGGCCGCGATCGACTCCTCGCTGCCGCTGACCGAGCAGGTCGTGCAGGCGGTGAGCGCCTGGGTGGAGGAGGTCGCCGCCGACCCCGGGCTGACCCTCGCCTGGATCCGGGAGGTCCCGGCGCTGGGTGCCGCCGGGCGCGAGCTCACCCGGATGGCCAACGACTCCTTCGCCTCCCTGATCGCCCGGGTGGCCGAGGAGGCGGGCGCCGGCGAGCTGTTCGCGGCCCGCGCACCGCTCGCCCTGGTGCTGATCGGTGGGCTGCGCGAGCTGGTCGCCCGGGCGGCCGAGGACGGCGACGACGTACGCCAGCTGCGCGAGACCGCGATCCTGGCCGCGCTCTCCCTGCTGGGCGCCGACTGACCTGCCGGTGAGCCCGGCCCTGGTCCGATGCCGGGTCCGGCCCGGGTCCGATGGCGGTGGACGCCCGGGACACCGCCGCCCATGATCGGGAGATGGGTCCGCCCCCGCGGGATCTCGACACCTACTGGGCCACACCGGCCGACACGGTCCTTCGCTCGCTGGAGGTGACCGAGGCCGGGTTGTCCGCACAGGAGGCCGCGCGGCGCCTCGACGAGGTCGGCCCGAACCGGCTGGCAGAGGCCCGGCACGGCAGCTGGCTGCGGACGCTCGGTCAGCAGTTCGCCGACCCGGTGATCCTCATCCTCGTCTTCGCCAGCCTGGTCTCGATCGTGCTGCGCGACGTCACCGACGCCGCGATCATCCTCACCATCGTGGCCCTGAGCGGACTGCTCGGGTTCTACCAGGAGCACCGCGCCTCGGTGGAGATGCAACGGCTGCTCGCCCTGGTGCAGGTGCATGCGGACCTGCGCCGCGACGGCACCGACGTCGAGGTCGCCGTCGAGGAGGTCGTGCCCGGCGACGTCGTCGTCCTCAAGGCCGGGGACGTCGTGCCCGGCGACTGCCGGATGCTCGACGCCGACGCGCTCCAGGTGGACCAGGCGCCGCTGACCGGCGAGACCTTCCCCCAGCACAAGCACCCCGAGCCGGTGCGCGCCGACACGGTGCTGGCCGAGCGGCACGACGCGCTGTTCCTCGGCTCGCACGTCGTGAGCGGTCGCGGGCTCGCGGTGGTGGTGCGCACCGGCGCGCGCACCGAGCTGGGCCGGCTGTCGGGACGACTGGAGGAGAGCGCCCCGACCACCGGGTTCGAGCGCGGCGTGCGGGGCTTCGGGCTGCTGCTCGCCCGGGTCACCTTCGTGCTGGGCCTGGTGATCTTCGGCCTCAACCTGGGCCTGGACCGGCCGTTCGCCGAGTCGCTGCTGTTCTCCCTCTCCCTCGCGGTCGGGCTGACCCCGCAGATGCTGCCGGCGATCGTGGCGGTCAGCCTGGCCGTCGGCGCGCGGCGGATGGCGTCCGAGCGGGTGATCGTGCGCCGCCTGGACGCCATCGAGGACTTCGGCGCGATGGACGTGCTGTGCACCGACAAGACCGGGACGCTCACGGAGGGGACCGTCCGGCTGCACGCGGCGCTGGACGCCGCCGGCACCCCGAGCGAGGAGGTGCTCGCGCTCGCCGCGCTCAACGCGGGGCTGCAGGGCGGGTATGCCAACCCCATCGACGCCGCCGTCGTGGCCGCCCGCGCCCCGGACCCGGCGTACGCCGCGGTGGACGAGGTGCCCTACGACTTCACCCGCAAGCGGCTCGGCGTGCTCGTCGAGGGCCCCGACGGCCGTCGTCTGGTCTGCAAGGGCGCCTACGACTCGGTGATCGGGGTCTGCGTCCCCGAGACGCCCCACGCCGAGCTGGACGCCCGGTTCCGCGAGCTCAGCGACGCGGGCCACCGGGTGCTGGCGCTCGCTCAGCGCGAGCTGCCCGGGGTCGACACCGTCACGGCCGAGGACGAGCGGGACCTGGTGTTCGCCGGGTTCCTCGTGCTCACCGACCCGCCCAAGCAGGACGCCGCCCCGGTCCTGCGCGAGCTGGCCGCCGCCGGCATCAGCGTCCGGATGATCACCGGCGACAACCAGCGGGTGGCCGCACACGTCGCCGGCGAGGTCGGCCTGGACCCGGCCGGGCTGCTGACCGGCGCGGGCATCGACCGGCTGGAGGAGGACCAGCTGGTCTCGCAGGCACGCGAGACCCAGGTCTTCGCCGAGGTCGACCCGGCGCAGAAGGAGCGGATCATCCGGGCGCTGCGCTCCGGCGGCGCCACGGTCGGCTACCTCGGCGACGGGATCAACGACGCCGGTGCCCTGCACCTCGCCGACGTCGGCATCTCGGTGGATACCGCCGTGGACGTGGCCAAGAGCGCGGCCGCGATCGTGCTGATGGACAAGGACCTCGCGGTCCTGGAGCACGGCGTCCGGCTCGGCCGCCAGACCTTCGCCAACACGTTGAAGTACATCACCACGACCGTCAGCGCGAACTTCGGCAACGTGGCGAGCATGGTGGTCGCCTCGGCGTTCCTGCCGTTCCTCCCCCTGCTCCCCCGGCAGATCCTGCTGCTCAACTTCCTCTCCGACATCCCCAGCACCACGCTCGCCGCCGACCACGTCGACGCCGAGCAGCTCGAGCGGCCGCAGCGCTGGGACATCGGGTTCATCCGGGACTTCATGGTGCTGTTCGGCCTGCTCAGCACCGCCTTCGACCTGCTGACCTTCGCGGTGCTGCTGCAGGTCTTCGACGCCGGCTCGACGTTGTTCCGCTCCGCCTGGTTCGTCGGGTCGACCCTGACCGAGCTGGCCGTCCTGCTCGTGCTGCGCACCCGCCGGCCGGCGTACCGCAGCCGCCCGGGCAGGGCCCTGCTGATCACCTCCGGCGTGGTCGCGGTCGTGACCATCGCGATCCCCTACTCCACCGGCGCCTCCCTGCTCGGCCTGCGTCCGCTGCCCGCCGCCGTGCTGGGGTCCCTGGTGCTGATCACGCTGGCCTACGTCGTCGCCGCCGAGGCGACCAAGCACTCCTTCTACCGCGCCGCGGCACGGCGTGCCGAGCGCCCGCGACCCGCCACGCTCCCGCCGGCAGCCCGGGCCATGCGGCGCCGGCTGCGCCAGTCCGCGCGCGAACACAGCGGGTGACGCGGCAGCGGGTGACCGGGCCGGGCCGGGCCGGCCCGCCCTCACCGCGCGAGGCCGCCCCGCGGCGTCCGATCGGCGTGGCGGCCCACCCGTCCCGGCGTGCCGTGGTGTCGCCGTTCTGCGTCGTGCTGCCAGGTCGGGACCAGCACGCGGGTGACGAACGCCGCCAGCGCAAGGGCGGCCAGGATGACACTCAGGGTCAGCATCGTCGTCTCGCCTTCAGACAGGACGTCTCTCGACGTCGTACCAACCGAGCCCCGCTGCTGAGGATCGGCTTCCCCCTGTCACCCGTTCGAGCGCGGCACGATCTCGCCCGTCCGGGTGACGCGCGGGCGGAGCGTCCCGGACGGTCTCGCGACCGGGGCGGAAATACAGGAACGGCCGGCGAGATCCTCGCCGGCCGTTCGTGTCTTCGGTGGAGCTGAGGGGATTCGAACCCCTGACCTTCTCATTGCGAACGAGACGCGCTACCAACTGCGCCACAGCCCCATCGCGTCGTGATGACGCGGGCGAAACGTTAGCACCCGCTCCCCCGGGCCAGCCAATCGGCCCGAGGCGAGGAGCGGGTCAGGACCCGAAGGCCCGCTGGCTGTCGCCCTCGGTGCGGGCCGCGCGCTCGGCACGCTCGGCGTCCGCGGCCTCGCGGGCGATCTGGCTGTCGGCGTCGGTGCGACCCGAGGTCCACACGCCGGTGTCGTCGAGGTCGATGGTGCGCACCGAGCGGCGCGCCGCCGCGGGCTTCGAGACGTACGTCGGGAGGGTGACCGGCACCGGGTCCCAGAGGCCGGTCTCGGCGTCGGGGGTGACGGTCACGACGCTGAACTCCTCGGTGCTCTCGCCGGGCGCCTCGTGGTCGGCCTCCTCGGCCGTCGCGGACACCAGGGGAGCCTGCTCGGGCTCGGCCGGCGACTCCTCGGCCGCCGCCGAGACGGGGGCAGCGGGACGCGCGACGCGCGCGGAGAGGCCGCGCTCCTGGCGCACCATCAGCCGGCACGCGACCAGCCAGGCCACGAGGACGGCCACGGGGGCGGCGACCCACCACCACGAGATCACCGAGAACGACGCGAGCCCGATGACCACGGCGTTGGCGCCGAGGATCGCGACCAGCACCCGGCGACGACGGGCCGCGGCGCGGTTGGCGGCCTCGCGGCGCGCGCGGCGCTGCGCGGGGGTGAGTACGACGGGGGCCGCAGCGGGCACCTCGACCGAGGGAGCGGAGGGAGTCGAGGACCCCGAGGGCTTGATCGCCACGACCGGCGCGGAGGGCGTGCGGCCCGGAGTGAGCACCGTGCGGGAGCCACGGTCCACGGGCTCACGGCGCGCCAGCACCCGCATGGTGTCGGAGAACCGCTCCACCGAGCGGCTGCGGACCGCCTCGTCGTGGTGCTTGAGCGCCTTCGGGACGAGATAGACCGCCCACGCCACAGCCAGGGCGAGGAAGATGAGTGCGCTCGGGTTCACGAGTCAAGAGCCTAGGAGCGCGGCCCCACCGACTTCCGGAGATCGGCAGGTGTGTCGCAAAACTACTGGTGAGGCTCCTGTGACTGGCCGACATTTCTCGGGCCCGTCTCGCCCACCGGACATCCGAAAGCCCCCGAGCAGCCCGGGGCGACCTGCCGGAGCTCAGGACTTGTCGAGCCGGTCCAGCATCGAGCCCCGGCGCTCCTCGCGGGTGATCGCGTAGAGCCGGTGGTCGCGCCAGTCGCCGTCGATGTGCAGGTAGCGCGGCGCGAGCCCGTACTCGTGCAGCCCGAGCTTCTCCACCACCCGCAGCGAGTTGGAGTTCTCGGGGCGGATCGCGATCTCGATGCGGTGCAGCCCCAGCGGTCCGAAGCAGTGGTCGATGACCATCGCGACCGCGCGCGGCATGATCCCGCGCCCGGCGACCTCGCGGTCCAGCCAGTAGCCGATCGAGGCGAACTGCGCCGACCCGCGCACGACGTTGTTGACCGTCACCTGCCCGACGAAGCGGTCGTCCACGTCGATGGCGAAGGGGTACGTCGTGCCCTGCCGCGCCTGACGGTGCAGCGTCCGCACCAGGGCGCGGTACGACGTGGGGCGGGCGTCGGCGCCCGGCGGCACGGTGGCGTCCCAGCGCACCAGCCACGCGGCGTTGCGCGAGCGGACCTCGCGCCAGGCGTCGCGGTCACGCAGCGACAGCGGGCGCAGCAGCACCGGCCCGGAGCTCAGCCGCACCGGCCAGGCCACGCCGGCGGACGGCGAGACCCGCGCGCCGCTCAATGGTCGCTCCCCACGACCTGCTCGGCCGCGTGCACCAGCACCGGCTCGAGCACCGCGAGGCCGTCCTTGACCCCACCCCGCGAGCCGGGGAGGTTCACCACCAGGCACTCCCCCACGACCCCGGCGAGACCCCGGGAGAGCACCGCGGCGGGCACTCCCTGGGCGACCCCGTGGGCGCGGATCGCCTCGGCGATGCCCGGCACCTCGCGGTCCAGCAGCTCCCGGGTCACCTCGGGGGTCCGGTCGGTCGGGGTGAGGCCGGTGCCGCCGGTGGTCAGCACGACCCGGGCGCCGGCGTCGAGCGCCGCGCGGATCGCCGTACCGACCGGTGCGCCGTCGGGCACCACGGCCGGCTCACCGGTGGTGAACCCGAGGCGGCGCAGCGCGTCGCGGATCAACGGGCCGGTGGTGTCCTCGTAGACACCCGCGGCGGCCCGGTTGGAGGCGACGACGACGGCGGCGGGGAGCCCGCGGGCCTCCCCTTGGGTGCCCGCGTCGGGGCCGCTGCTCACGCGCGGCTCCAGTCGCCGGACCGGCCGCCGGACTTGGCCTCCACGCGGATGTCGGTGATCACGGCGCCCTTGTCGACGGCCTTGACCATGTCGACCACCGTGAGGGCGGCGACCGAGACGGCGGTGAGCGCCTCCATCTCGACGCCGGTGCGGTCGGTGGTGCGCACCGTCGCGCGGATCGCGACCGCGTCGTCCTCGACGTCGAGGTCGACGGTGACACCCGAGATCGCCAGCGGGTGGCACAGCGGCACCAGGGCGGGTGTCTGCTTCGCGGCCATGATCCCCGCGACCCGGGCGACCCCGAGCGCGTCACCCTTCGGCACGCCCTCGCCGCGCAGCAGCGCGACCACGTCCGCGGAGACCAGGACGCGCCCGGAGGCGGACGCCGTACGCGCGGTCACCTCCTTGGCGGAGACGTCGACCATGCGCGCCGCGCCGGTCTCGTCGACGTGGGTCAGCTGGGCCGGGCGGTCGGTCATGGGGTCCTCCAGGGGACGAGGCGGGAAACGCCGGGACTCAGCGCTCGGTGTCCAGCGGGATCACGTCGACCCGCTCGCCCGCGGCGATCATGGTGGCGTCCTCGGGGACCACGATCAAGGCGTTGGCCGAGGCCAGCTCGCCGATCATGTGCGAGCCCGCGCCGCCGACCGGCGCGACCGAGGCCCCGCTGCTCTCGACGACGTACTCGGCACGCAGGAACTGCCGCTTGCCGGCGGGCGAGGCGACCGACCGGGTCAGCCGGGCCGGGACGGTGGGGCGCACCGGCGGCTCCATCCCCATCAGCCGGCGCAGCGCCGGCAGCACGAAGAGCTGGAAGGAGACGTAGGAGGAGACCGGGTTGCCCGGCAGCGTGAAGATCGGGGTGCGGTCCTCACCGACGAACCCGAAGCCCTGCGGCTTGCCCGGCTGCATCGCGACGCCGCCGAACCAGACGCCCGTGGGCGCGAGCGCCTCCTTGACGACGTCGAAGTCGCCCTGGGAGACGCCGCCGGAGGTCACCACGACGTCGGCGCGGACCAGCTGGTCCTCCAGCGCCTCGAGGAACGCCGCCGGCTCGTCGGGGACGATCCCGACCCGGTAGGCCAGCGCCCCGGCACGGCGCGCGGCGGCGGCCAGGAGGAAGGAGTTGCCGTCGTAGATCGAGTCGTGGCCCAGGGGCGTGCCGGGCTCGCGCAGCTCGGAGCCGGTGGAGAGCACAACGACGCGGGGGCGCGGGCGCGAGCGCACGGTGGCGCGGCCCAGCGAGGCCAGCAGCCCGAGGTGGCGCGGGCCCAGGACGGTGCCGTGCTCGACGACGAGGTCGCCGATCGAGACGTCCTCGCCGGCCGGGCGCACGTGCTGACCGCGCGCGGGGGCCCGGTCGATGCGGACCTGGGCGACACCGCGGTCGGTCCACTCATAGGGCACCACCGCGTCGGCGCCGGCCGGCACCGGGGCGCCGGTCATGATCTTGGCCGCGGTCCCGGGCGAGAGCGCGAGCAGCTGGGCGTTGCCGGCCCCGATCTCCCCCACCACCGGCAGGTGCACGGGGGCGTCGGCGCTGGCGCTGGCGACGTCGCGGTGCACCACGGCGTACCCGTCCATCGCGGAGTTGTCGAACGACGGCAGCGCGACCTCGGCGACGACGTCCTCGGCGCAGGCGAGGCCGAGCGCGTCCATCAGCGGCTGCGGGTGGTCCGGCAGCGGTCGCAGGTCGCGCAGCACCCGGTCGAGGTGCTCCTCGACGCTGACCAGCCGGTCCGCGGGCGCGGGGGCGTTGCCGGACTCGTTCGTCGCGTCGCTCACGCGCGGCTCAGCTCTCGGCCGCGAGGACGGTGCCCGGCTCGACGCGGCGGGCGGACTCGGCCTTGACCTCCACGTCGCCGACCACCTCCACGCCCTTGCCGAAGGTGACGTCGCCGTCGACGCGGAAGGCGCTGGCCTTGCGCAGCGAGGGCGCGCCCTCGGGGAAGCGCTTGTCGAACTCGCCGACCAGCTTGAAGAACCCGGTGTCGAGGTCGATGAAGGGCACCTGCGCGGCGGACTGGTCGAGCACGAAGTCGTCGCGGATGTCGTAGACGTCGGAGCGCAGCACCAGCAGGTCGTTGGTGGTCTTCACCGGGATGAACCGGTCGCGACCGACCTCGATCAGCCGGGAGCCCTCGAACACCTCGATCGCGGCACCCATCGCCGTCTCGATCTGGACCACCTCGGGGCTCGAGGGGTCGCCGGGGTCGACGGTCTTGACGTTGCGGATCATCGGCAGCCCGAGGATGCCGGAGCGCTCGTCGAGGGTGCGCTGCATGGCCTGCAGGTCGAACCAGAGGTTGTTGGTCGAGCAGAAGCGGTGCCGGCCGAGGTCGGCGAGCGCGTCCTTGTCGGCGTCGAGGGTCTGCGCGCTCTCGCGCAGCACGATCCGCCCGTCGCTGAGGCGGCGTGCGAAGTGGCCGCCCTTGCGGTCGGAGGGAGTACGACGTACCGCCTCGATCGCGAACGGCGCGCCGCTCTGGGCGAACCAGCCCGCGACCCGGGCGTCCGGGACGGCGCCGAGGTTGTCGGAGTTGGAGACGAAGACGTAGCGGTAGCCCGCCTCGATGAGTCGCTCGAGCAGGCCGGTGCCGCGCAGCGCGGTGTAGATGTCGCCGTGGCCGGGCGGGCACCACTCGAGGTCCCGGTCGGCCGGCCAGTTCGCCGGGGTGAGGTCCTTGGTGAGGAGCTTGGGCTCCTTGTTCTGGAGGAACTCCAGCGGCAGGCCCTCGACCGGCAGGTCCTCGTAGCGGGTCAGCGCGGCCATCGTGTCCGCCGACGTGCGGAAGCTGTTCATGAAGATCAGCGGCAGCGTGGCGTCGTACTGCTGGCGCAGGTGGAGCACCTGGCGGGCGATGATGTCGAGGAACGAGAGCCCGCGACGCACGCACAGCAGCGACTTGGCGCGGTCCATGCCCATCGAGGTCCCGAGGCCGCCGTTGAGCTTGATCACCGCCGTGTGTCGCACCGCCTCGGCGGCGACGTCGTCGGGGACCTCGACGTCCGCGAGAGCCTCCATGTCGACCGGCTCGATGGTCGACTCGGGGATCATCCCGGTCTCGCCGTGCTCGAGCAGCCGGTAGTAGTGGGCGAACGTCTCGATCGCCACCTCGTCCACTCCGGCGGCCATCATCTTCTCGCGCGCCTGTGTCAGGCCTGCACTACCCATGGGGCGATCGTAGGCTCGCCGTGTGCCCGAGCCACAAATTCCTCCCAGAATCCCACCGGTCGGCGCGGCGGCCGCCAAGACCGCCGTGCGCGATCGCCTGCTCACGGCACGCCGGCGCCTGCCGCTGACCGAGATCGGCGCGGCCGCGCGCGCGATCGCCGGACACCTCGTCGAGACCCCGGAGGTGGCGCGGGCCGCGACCATCGCGGCGTACGTCTCGGTGGGCACCGAGCCCGGCACCACCGCGCTGCTCGAGGCGCTTACCCAGGCCGGACGCCGGGTGATCCTGCCGCGCCTGATGCCCGACGGCGACCTCGACTGGGGCACCTGGCGCGGCGAGCAGTCCCTCGCCCCCGCGAAGCTCGGACTGCTCCAGCCCGAGGACTCCCTCGGCGTCGCGGCGATCGCCACCGCCGACGCGGTGCTCGTGCCCGGACTGGCGGTCGGCGAGCACGGGATGCGCCTGGGCCGCGGCGGCGGGTCCTACGACCGGGCGCTGGGCCGGGTGCCAGCCGGCACCTTCACCTGTGTGCTGCTGTACGACGACGAGGTCGGCATCGACGTCCCCGCCGAGCCCCACGACCGCCCGGTCCGTGCCGCTTGCTCGCCGGCGGGGTTGGTGCGGTTCTAGGACGGTCGACCGAGCGGGACCGTTGGTAGGGCAGGGCCGTGGGTCGAGCTTGTCGAGACCGCGGTGGAGAAGCCCTTGTCGTCGAACGTGCGTTCGACTAGAACGCCGCTGCCAAGCGGGCGGAGGTCGACGTCCTGGAGGCCGCTGTGGTGTGGGCGGCGATGCACCCGGAGGAGTCGGTGGTCGAGGCGCCTTCCACGGGCTCGGTCTTCGGCGAGGTCGCCGTTCCGCTCGCGGGTGAGGGCACGCCGTTGGTCGCGGAGTTCGCGCCGATGGAGTTCGGTGCCGCGCTGGGCATGTCGACCGACGGCGCGCGGGCGCTGGTCGGTGATGCGCTGGAGCTGGCGCACCGGCTGAAGCGGACCTGGCAGCTGGCGCGTGCGGGCAAGGTGCCGCTGTGGAAGGCGCGGCGGCTGGCGCAGCTGACCACCTCCCTGCCGATGGAGGGCGCAGAGTTCGTCGACCGCCAACTCGCCGGCTTCGTGGGCAAGATCAGCTGGGCCGCGATCGAGCGCCTCGTCGACCAGGCCCGCGTCGCCTACGACCCCGAGGGCGCGGAGAAGGACCGCCTCGCCGCCGCCGACGGCCGGCGCTTCGACGTGCACACCCGCGAGGCCAGCCACGACGGCACCGTCCACGTCGAAGGGCTCCTCGACCTCACCGACGCGATCGACCTCGACACCGCGATCCGCCAGGGCGCCGACGAGCTCTCCACCCTCGGGTCCACCGAGTCGTTGGACGTGCGCCGCTCGATGGCCGCCGGCGAGCTCGCCCGACGGCAGCTCGCCTTCGACCTGCGCACCGAAGCTGGCAGCGCCACCGAGGGCACCGCGTCGGTCGTGAAGCCGAGGCAGGTGGTCATCCACGTCCACCTCTCCCACGCCGCGATCAGCCGTGACGAGGCCGGCTTCGCCAGCATCGAGGAGACCCGCTCCATCGTCTCCACCGAGCAGGTCCGCGACTGGTGCGCCAGCCCCGACGCTCACGTGACCATCAAGCCGGTCATCGACCTCGAGGCCCATCACCACACCGACGCCTACGCGATCCCCGACCGACTCGTCGAGCAGACCCGGCTGGGCCAGCCGGTGTGCGCCTTCCCGTGGTGCGAACGACCAGCCCGCCGCTGCGACACCGACCACGTCACCGCCCACGGTGATGCTGGCCCGACGTGCAGCTGCAATCTGGCCCCGTTGTGCCGGCGCCACCATCGCGCCAAGACCCACACGGCGTGGACCTACGACAAGACCGACGCCGCCACCTATCTCTGGCGATCCCCGCACGGGCTCCACCTCGTGAAGGATCACGGCACCACGAGCCTCGTCGCCGCGCACCCGCCGGACGAGTAGATCCACCGCCCCGAACCCCGTCAGCACCCAGCCGGCGGGGCCGCACCGCTGCGTGGGCCTCAGCAAACTCGACCAAGGGGCGCGGCGCTCAGCCCTCGTCGTCCTCGACCGCCTTGAGCACCAGCCGGTGCTCGGCGGCGTCCTCGACGGCGTCGACCTCGAAGGGCCAGGGGATGGTCTCGCCGCGGGCCCAGAGGTCGGTCTGGTCGGTGTAGTGCTTGCTCGCGGGGTGGCCGGAGACGCCGGTGAGGCTGATCCAGCGGGACTCGTCGAGGTCGGCGAGGGAGACGACCATCCGCATCGACGGCGCGGCGGTGACCTCGAAGCCCTCGGCGGCGTCCCAGGCGGTGGCGTCGACCGTCGAGCTGCCGCCGCCGACCTGCCAGCCGCCGCGGTTGACCAGGCGTTCGACCACTCCGATGCCGGACTCGCCGAGCGACGGGGAGCGCAGCTCGAGGCGGTGCAGCTGCCCCCACCGCCACGCCTCGGGGTCGCTGTCGGAGAGTCGGGTCAGGTCGTCGCGGGCCTCGGTCAACGCGGCGGCCAGCACGTCGTCGCGGGTCTCGCGCTCGGCGGTCCGCACGTCGTCCCACCACGGGTCGTCGGGGCGCTCGAGCAGGCGTGCCACGACGGCGTACCAGCGCTGCCCGCCGTCGGGCCACAGCTCCTCGGAGAGCTCGTCGTGGAAGGTGAGCTCGAGCAGGTTGCGCCACGCCACGTTGAAGTACGCCGCGCCGGGACTGTCCGCGTCCTGGCTGTGGTCCCACTCCTCCAGCACCCGCTGCCCGTCGGAGGCATAGCCCTGGGGCAGCTCCACGTCGAGGAGGTACGGCGTGAGCGTGGCGGCGAACGGGTGGTGGCGGTCCAGCTGCACGTCGAGCATGTCCTCGACCGACACCTCGCCGCCGTCGGCCAGCCGGTCGGTGAGCCGGTCACGGATCCGCTGCGCGCGGTAGCCGCGGTCCCAGTCCTCGGTGAGGTGGTAGGGGTAGCCCGGGCCGACGACCGCCTGGTTGGCGGTGACGACGAAGCCCTCGTCGGGGTCGAGCGCGAAGGGCAGCGCCGCGAACGGCACCGACGTGCCGGTCCA includes the following:
- a CDS encoding HNH endonuclease signature motif containing protein — protein: MVWAAMHPEESVVEAPSTGSVFGEVAVPLAGEGTPLVAEFAPMEFGAALGMSTDGARALVGDALELAHRLKRTWQLARAGKVPLWKARRLAQLTTSLPMEGAEFVDRQLAGFVGKISWAAIERLVDQARVAYDPEGAEKDRLAAADGRRFDVHTREASHDGTVHVEGLLDLTDAIDLDTAIRQGADELSTLGSTESLDVRRSMAAGELARRQLAFDLRTEAGSATEGTASVVKPRQVVIHVHLSHAAISRDEAGFASIEETRSIVSTEQVRDWCASPDAHVTIKPVIDLEAHHHTDAYAIPDRLVEQTRLGQPVCAFPWCERPARRCDTDHVTAHGDAGPTCSCNLAPLCRRHHRAKTHTAWTYDKTDAATYLWRSPHGLHLVKDHGTTSLVAAHPPDE
- the glp gene encoding molybdotransferase-like divisome protein Glp, whose protein sequence is MSDATNESGNAPAPADRLVSVEEHLDRVLRDLRPLPDHPQPLMDALGLACAEDVVAEVALPSFDNSAMDGYAVVHRDVASASADAPVHLPVVGEIGAGNAQLLALSPGTAAKIMTGAPVPAGADAVVPYEWTDRGVAQVRIDRAPARGQHVRPAGEDVSIGDLVVEHGTVLGPRHLGLLASLGRATVRSRPRPRVVVLSTGSELREPGTPLGHDSIYDGNSFLLAAAARRAGALAYRVGIVPDEPAAFLEALEDQLVRADVVVTSGGVSQGDFDVVKEALAPTGVWFGGVAMQPGKPQGFGFVGEDRTPIFTLPGNPVSSYVSFQLFVLPALRRLMGMEPPVRPTVPARLTRSVASPAGKRQFLRAEYVVESSGASVAPVGGAGSHMIGELASANALIVVPEDATMIAAGERVDVIPLDTER
- a CDS encoding 5-formyltetrahydrofolate cyclo-ligase; the encoded protein is MRDRLLTARRRLPLTEIGAAARAIAGHLVETPEVARAATIAAYVSVGTEPGTTALLEALTQAGRRVILPRLMPDGDLDWGTWRGEQSLAPAKLGLLQPEDSLGVAAIATADAVLVPGLAVGEHGMRLGRGGGSYDRALGRVPAGTFTCVLLYDDEVGIDVPAEPHDRPVRAACSPAGLVRF
- a CDS encoding MogA/MoaB family molybdenum cofactor biosynthesis protein, which translates into the protein MSSGPDAGTQGEARGLPAAVVVASNRAAAGVYEDTTGPLIRDALRRLGFTTGEPAVVPDGAPVGTAIRAALDAGARVVLTTGGTGLTPTDRTPEVTRELLDREVPGIAEAIRAHGVAQGVPAAVLSRGLAGVVGECLVVNLPGSRGGVKDGLAVLEPVLVHAAEQVVGSDH
- the moaC gene encoding cyclic pyranopterin monophosphate synthase MoaC, whose translation is MTDRPAQLTHVDETGAARMVDVSAKEVTARTASASGRVLVSADVVALLRGEGVPKGDALGVARVAGIMAAKQTPALVPLCHPLAISGVTVDLDVEDDAVAIRATVRTTDRTGVEMEALTAVSVAALTVVDMVKAVDKGAVITDIRVEAKSGGRSGDWSRA
- a CDS encoding UTP--glucose-1-phosphate uridylyltransferase; this translates as MGSAGLTQAREKMMAAGVDEVAIETFAHYYRLLEHGETGMIPESTIEPVDMEALADVEVPDDVAAEAVRHTAVIKLNGGLGTSMGMDRAKSLLCVRRGLSFLDIIARQVLHLRQQYDATLPLIFMNSFRTSADTMAALTRYEDLPVEGLPLEFLQNKEPKLLTKDLTPANWPADRDLEWCPPGHGDIYTALRGTGLLERLIEAGYRYVFVSNSDNLGAVPDARVAGWFAQSGAPFAIEAVRRTPSDRKGGHFARRLSDGRIVLRESAQTLDADKDALADLGRHRFCSTNNLWFDLQAMQRTLDERSGILGLPMIRNVKTVDPGDPSSPEVVQIETAMGAAIEVFEGSRLIEVGRDRFIPVKTTNDLLVLRSDVYDIRDDFVLDQSAAQVPFIDLDTGFFKLVGEFDKRFPEGAPSLRKASAFRVDGDVTFGKGVEVVGDVEVKAESARRVEPGTVLAAES